A genome region from Mesorhizobium sp. B2-1-8 includes the following:
- a CDS encoding gluconate 2-dehydrogenase subunit 3 family protein has product MTLGANTAAAREIKGGVDDPWLPHQADAPVPLENPGFAFFTPAEAAFVQSATERLIPEDDLGPGAKACGVALFIDHQLAGAYGRAGNWYMQGPWAKGEKTQGFQSRMTPADLYRAAIKAIDEHTMSAQGGKLFADLPVEAQDAMLSDLEGGKVDLGGADAKTFFQMLWQNTKEGMFSDPIYGGNKDMAGWKMLGFPGARYNYLDWVDRHGERYDQPPVGIRGRPAWNGAG; this is encoded by the coding sequence GTGACGCTCGGCGCGAATACGGCCGCTGCACGGGAAATCAAAGGCGGCGTCGACGACCCCTGGCTGCCGCATCAGGCCGATGCGCCCGTGCCGCTCGAAAACCCTGGGTTTGCCTTCTTCACGCCCGCCGAGGCCGCGTTCGTGCAGTCGGCGACTGAAAGACTGATCCCTGAGGACGACCTCGGTCCCGGCGCCAAGGCGTGCGGGGTGGCACTTTTCATAGACCATCAGCTTGCCGGCGCGTATGGCCGCGCGGGCAATTGGTACATGCAGGGCCCGTGGGCAAAGGGCGAGAAAACGCAGGGCTTTCAGTCGCGAATGACGCCCGCCGATCTCTATCGCGCGGCTATCAAGGCGATCGACGAACATACGATGTCGGCGCAGGGGGGCAAGCTGTTCGCGGACCTCCCGGTTGAAGCGCAAGATGCGATGCTTTCGGACCTCGAGGGTGGCAAGGTCGATCTCGGCGGGGCAGACGCCAAGACCTTCTTCCAGATGCTTTGGCAAAACACCAAGGAAGGGATGTTTTCGGACCCGATCTATGGCGGCAACAAGGACATGGCTGGCTGGAAGATGCTGGGCTTCCCGGGCGCGCGCTACAACTACCTGGATTGGGTTGATCGGCACGGTGAACGCTATGACCAGCCGCCGGTCGGCATTCGCGGCAGGCCGGCGTGGAACGGCGCGGGATAA
- a CDS encoding ABC transporter permease codes for MKRRWTLYDPRLAWMLVAPVLLLLIFFLVLPIAVMGAYTFFTFVTAGVETSALTTANWHEFLTDSYYHGFLLKTLRVGAMTALLCGVLGYFPAYFIWATTFKHKWLLLLLLIVPFWISFTIRTFSWINILGEQGVINVALLKMGIIHEPLQMLYNEGAVILGMLHFLLPYMILNVYVSLESIDRTLISAARSMGCTSAQAFREVTLPLSLPGLAAGLLLCFVLAAGSYVTPQLLGSGRDALFGNLIYDTIMGELNWPMGATLSIVLFVVLGFFAAVYTRYMGMSQIVKGLGG; via the coding sequence ATGAAACGACGATGGACATTGTATGATCCACGGCTGGCCTGGATGCTCGTCGCGCCGGTGCTCCTGCTGCTGATCTTCTTCCTGGTGCTGCCGATCGCCGTGATGGGCGCCTACACCTTCTTCACCTTCGTCACCGCCGGCGTGGAAACGAGCGCGCTGACGACGGCGAACTGGCACGAATTCCTCACCGACAGCTATTATCACGGCTTCCTCCTGAAGACGCTGAGGGTCGGGGCCATGACGGCGCTGCTGTGCGGAGTGCTCGGCTATTTTCCCGCCTATTTCATCTGGGCCACGACCTTCAAGCACAAATGGCTGCTGCTGCTTTTGCTGATCGTGCCGTTCTGGATCAGCTTCACCATCCGCACCTTTTCCTGGATCAACATCCTGGGCGAACAGGGCGTCATCAACGTCGCGCTGCTCAAAATGGGCATCATCCATGAGCCCTTGCAGATGCTCTACAATGAAGGCGCGGTCATCCTGGGCATGCTGCACTTCCTGCTGCCCTACATGATCCTCAACGTCTATGTCAGCCTGGAAAGCATTGATCGCACGTTGATTTCGGCGGCTCGCTCAATGGGCTGCACGAGCGCGCAGGCGTTCCGCGAGGTCACGCTGCCCCTGTCGCTGCCCGGCCTGGCGGCGGGCCTGCTGCTCTGCTTCGTGCTGGCAGCCGGCAGCTATGTGACGCCGCAGCTCCTCGGTTCGGGCCGCGACGCGCTGTTCGGCAACCTGATCTACGACACCATCATGGGTGAGCTGAACTGGCCGATGGGCGCCACGCTTTCGATCGTGCTGTTCGTCGTGCTCGGCTTCTTCGCCGCCGTCTACACGCGCTACATGGGCATGTCTCAGATCGTCAAGGGGCTGGGCGGATGA
- a CDS encoding ABC transporter permease has translation MRGTRRKQEGRWAWRLTGFVTVCVYIFMFAPIVATVILSFNASMFGGFPMTGFSLQWYGKLMANEAVLAAFRTSLWIALVTAIVTTAIGVTTAFALVRFDFRGKQALSTLVILPALVPETILGVGLLVLIKAVDQPRTMLLLVLGHILLAVPYVVLIAQARMIGIRRVYEEAALSLGASRFSSFREITLPLLIPAVVGGALLAFTISFDNTSASLFWRPAGVETMPTQILSMLKISISPEINALGTVMILVTVGIPLIGGLILQSLTKLRRRGEPKEETQ, from the coding sequence ATGAGAGGAACGCGGCGCAAGCAGGAAGGCAGATGGGCCTGGCGGCTGACCGGCTTCGTCACGGTCTGCGTCTACATCTTCATGTTCGCGCCGATCGTGGCGACGGTCATCCTGTCGTTCAACGCCTCGATGTTCGGCGGCTTCCCGATGACCGGCTTCAGCCTGCAATGGTACGGCAAGCTGATGGCCAACGAGGCGGTGCTGGCCGCCTTCCGCACATCCTTGTGGATCGCATTGGTCACGGCGATCGTCACTACCGCCATCGGCGTCACCACGGCATTTGCCTTGGTCCGCTTCGATTTTCGCGGCAAGCAGGCGCTGAGCACTCTGGTGATCCTGCCGGCGCTGGTGCCCGAAACCATCCTCGGCGTCGGCCTGCTGGTGCTGATCAAGGCCGTCGACCAGCCGAGGACGATGCTGCTGCTGGTGCTCGGCCATATCCTGCTTGCCGTGCCCTATGTCGTGCTGATCGCCCAGGCGCGCATGATCGGCATCCGGCGCGTCTATGAGGAGGCGGCACTGTCGCTTGGCGCCTCGCGCTTCTCGTCCTTCCGCGAGATCACGCTGCCGCTGCTCATCCCGGCAGTGGTGGGCGGCGCCCTGCTCGCCTTCACCATCTCCTTCGACAACACCTCGGCCAGCCTGTTCTGGCGGCCGGCCGGCGTCGAGACCATGCCCACCCAGATCCTTTCGATGCTCAAGATCTCGATCAGCCCGGAAATCAACGCGCTCGGCACCGTGATGATCCTGGTGACCGTCGGCATCCCGCTGATCGGCGGCCTGATCCTGCAAAGCCTGACAAAACTGAGAAGACGTGGCGAACCAAAGGAGGAAACACAATGA
- a CDS encoding GMC family oxidoreductase, whose product MAQRLPGVDVLLVGFGWTGAIMAQELTAAGHDVLAIERGSWRETSTDFAPSFIQDELRYRYHGHLFEQTAQETLTFRNTPDQTALPMRRLGSFLPGTGVGGSILHWNGQAFRFLPYDFEIRRQTAARYGEAMIPPDMTLQDWGVTYDELEPHYTRWEELCGISGQTGNLKGQKQAGGNPFEGPRSKPYPTPPMKQTYGPMLFGEAAASLKLHPFPCPSGNMSQAYTNPLGVSMAPCTYCGFCEKFGCGNYSKASAQTTILPVLMQRKNFTLRTECEVTRINLDGSGAHATGVTYVDAHGNEFEQPAELVIVCAYILHNVHLLMASGIGTRYDPATGQGTLGKNYCYQLTPSVDVFFDDKLLNPFVGAGALGMIVDDWNGDNFDHAGLGFIHGGYIGGYMTTGRPIETELLPEGTPKWGAKWKQAFVKNYLTSMSLSLMGSVMPNKANYLDLDPTYRDVYGRPLMRMTYDFKQNELKLQDFAMGKMVDIANAMKPREIKKSPRGPHYDIAPYQSTHNTGGAIMGVNRRESVVNRYLQHWDVPNLFVVGASAFPHNSGYNPTGTVSALALWAATAIRDQYLKHPGPLVQS is encoded by the coding sequence ATGGCGCAAAGGCTTCCCGGCGTCGACGTGCTGCTGGTCGGGTTCGGCTGGACCGGGGCGATCATGGCGCAGGAGCTTACCGCCGCCGGCCACGACGTGCTGGCGATCGAGCGCGGCAGCTGGCGCGAGACCAGTACCGATTTCGCGCCGTCCTTCATCCAGGATGAATTGCGCTATCGTTACCATGGACACCTGTTCGAGCAGACCGCGCAGGAGACACTCACCTTCCGCAACACGCCCGACCAGACGGCCTTGCCGATGCGACGCCTCGGTTCGTTCCTGCCGGGTACCGGCGTCGGTGGCTCGATCCTGCACTGGAACGGCCAGGCGTTCCGTTTCCTGCCTTACGATTTCGAAATCCGCCGCCAGACTGCCGCTCGTTACGGGGAGGCGATGATCCCTCCGGATATGACGCTTCAGGACTGGGGCGTCACCTATGACGAACTGGAGCCTCACTACACGCGTTGGGAAGAGCTGTGCGGCATCTCGGGCCAGACCGGCAATCTGAAGGGGCAGAAACAGGCCGGAGGCAACCCTTTCGAAGGCCCGCGCTCCAAGCCTTACCCGACACCCCCGATGAAGCAGACTTATGGCCCCATGTTGTTCGGCGAAGCGGCCGCATCGTTGAAACTGCACCCGTTTCCATGCCCTTCGGGCAACATGTCACAAGCCTATACGAATCCGCTGGGCGTCAGCATGGCGCCCTGCACCTATTGCGGCTTCTGCGAGAAATTCGGCTGCGGGAACTATTCCAAGGCGAGCGCCCAGACGACCATCCTGCCGGTGCTCATGCAGAGGAAGAACTTCACCCTGCGGACAGAGTGCGAGGTGACGCGGATCAACCTCGATGGTTCCGGCGCGCATGCCACTGGCGTGACCTATGTCGACGCCCATGGCAACGAATTCGAGCAGCCGGCCGAGCTCGTCATCGTCTGCGCCTACATCCTGCACAACGTGCACCTTTTGATGGCCTCGGGCATCGGCACCAGATACGATCCGGCGACCGGGCAAGGAACGCTTGGCAAGAACTACTGCTACCAGCTCACCCCTTCCGTCGACGTTTTCTTCGACGACAAGCTCCTCAATCCCTTCGTCGGCGCCGGCGCTCTGGGCATGATCGTCGACGACTGGAACGGCGACAATTTCGACCATGCCGGCCTCGGCTTCATCCACGGCGGCTACATTGGCGGCTATATGACCACCGGCAGGCCGATCGAGACGGAGCTGCTGCCGGAAGGCACGCCGAAATGGGGGGCCAAATGGAAGCAGGCGTTCGTGAAGAACTACCTGACCTCTATGTCGCTGTCCCTGATGGGGTCGGTAATGCCCAACAAGGCCAACTATCTCGACCTCGACCCGACCTATCGCGACGTCTACGGGCGCCCGCTGATGCGCATGACCTACGATTTCAAGCAGAACGAGTTGAAGCTGCAGGATTTCGCCATGGGCAAGATGGTGGACATCGCAAACGCTATGAAACCGCGCGAAATCAAGAAATCGCCACGCGGTCCGCACTACGACATCGCGCCTTATCAGTCCACGCATAATACGGGCGGGGCGATCATGGGCGTCAACCGGCGGGAAAGCGTGGTCAACCGCTATCTCCAGCACTGGGACGTGCCGAACCTCTTCGTCGTCGGCGCCAGCGCCTTCCCTCATAACAGCGGCTATAATCCGACCGGCACGGTGAGCGCGCTTGCCCTATGGGCGGCAACGGCAATCCGCGACCAATATCTCAAGCATCCCGGCCCATTGGTCCAGTCATGA
- a CDS encoding GlxA family transcriptional regulator: MARRFAFLLVRDFTLSPLSLFIDTLRLAGDEGDRSRRIEFDWQIVGERGLPIRASCGVELLPTGGIGNPEDFDNVVVVGGLLDTNRSLSSEKEAFLLRAAGKGVPLTALCTGSFVLARYGLLDGYSAAVSWFHIKDFRSRFPEVNAHADSLFSVDRGRSTCAGGTGAADLAGHFVSQFIGQKAAEKAAKILVLDRIRSSRDVQPVGDLFPEASSRAVKRALLLMESNLQETLPVAEIASRLNCSRRQLERLFGLELGIGPMAAYLALRVHHAKSLLEGSDLQIGEIAYRCGFTNAGHFSRVFRQQIGITPTHLRHPNRMPGDAAIQ, from the coding sequence ATGGCCAGGCGGTTTGCGTTTCTCCTCGTTCGCGACTTCACCCTGTCGCCGCTGTCGCTGTTCATCGACACGCTGCGGCTGGCGGGCGATGAGGGTGATCGCAGCCGCAGGATAGAGTTCGACTGGCAGATCGTCGGCGAACGCGGCCTGCCGATCCGGGCAAGTTGCGGCGTCGAATTGCTGCCGACCGGGGGCATCGGCAATCCCGAGGATTTCGACAATGTCGTCGTGGTCGGCGGCCTGCTCGACACCAACCGCAGCCTGAGTTCCGAAAAGGAGGCCTTCCTGTTGCGGGCAGCTGGGAAGGGGGTGCCGCTGACGGCGCTCTGCACGGGAAGCTTCGTGCTGGCGCGCTACGGCCTGCTCGACGGCTACAGCGCCGCCGTCAGCTGGTTCCACATCAAGGACTTCCGCAGCCGGTTCCCGGAGGTCAACGCTCACGCCGACAGCCTGTTTTCCGTCGACCGGGGCCGCTCGACATGCGCGGGCGGCACGGGTGCCGCCGACCTCGCGGGCCATTTCGTGTCCCAGTTCATCGGCCAGAAGGCGGCGGAAAAGGCCGCCAAGATCCTGGTGCTCGACCGCATCAGAAGCAGCAGGGACGTGCAGCCCGTTGGCGACCTGTTTCCGGAGGCGTCGAGCCGGGCGGTGAAGCGCGCTTTGCTGTTGATGGAGAGCAACCTCCAGGAGACACTGCCGGTCGCCGAGATCGCGAGCCGCCTGAACTGCTCGCGGCGCCAGCTCGAACGGCTCTTCGGGCTGGAACTCGGCATCGGCCCGATGGCGGCGTATCTCGCGTTACGAGTGCATCATGCGAAGTCGCTGCTCGAAGGCAGCGACCTGCAGATCGGCGAAATCGCCTACCGCTGCGGCTTTACCAATGCCGGTCATTTCAGCCGCGTGTTCCGCCAGCAGATCGGCATCACGCCGACCCATCTCAGGCATCCAAACCGCATGCCAGGCGATGCGGCGATACAATGA
- a CDS encoding ABC transporter substrate-binding protein — translation MKITTTNRLERLHDRYANGDLSRRTFLTLTAAAAASAGLSMPWMGRALAAVQEVRFDGWGGTVQDAIDKFAFQPYTAKTKIKVVQGTFGDEDEIITKIKTAKPGDYQVIHSSGVNYYIKYVNGGLTSEINEANIPNMANVLQPMIEPFRKLTPKLSAVPYDYGTTGIAYNTKVISPEEAKEKGAGLLLDKKYAGKVGGYSDMTTRVWYAALATGQDPNNLKDMDAIWAKVRETRDLAKKFWSSGAELMDLLSKGEIVVTDAWSGRVAALQDQGHPIGYLDPAGSYAWMEDMLILKGSPMAECEELINFMLDPATSIAVAEGQSYPPSLDPNKVKLTEKIEKLPAFDKTGTMKSLTFADPTYWATNEDAWTKQWNRISKGA, via the coding sequence ATGAAAATCACCACCACGAACCGGCTGGAACGGCTGCACGATCGATACGCCAATGGCGACCTGAGCCGCCGCACTTTCCTGACGCTGACCGCCGCCGCGGCGGCATCGGCGGGCCTTTCCATGCCGTGGATGGGCCGGGCGCTCGCCGCGGTCCAGGAGGTTCGCTTCGACGGCTGGGGCGGCACGGTGCAGGACGCGATCGACAAGTTCGCCTTCCAGCCCTACACGGCCAAGACCAAGATCAAGGTGGTCCAGGGCACGTTCGGCGACGAGGACGAGATCATCACCAAGATCAAGACCGCCAAGCCCGGCGACTACCAGGTCATCCATTCTTCCGGCGTCAACTACTACATCAAATATGTGAATGGCGGCCTGACCTCGGAGATCAACGAGGCCAACATTCCCAATATGGCCAATGTGCTGCAGCCGATGATCGAGCCGTTCCGCAAGCTGACGCCAAAGCTTTCGGCCGTGCCCTACGACTACGGAACGACGGGCATCGCCTACAACACCAAGGTGATCTCGCCGGAGGAAGCCAAGGAAAAGGGCGCCGGGCTCCTGCTCGACAAGAAATATGCCGGCAAGGTTGGCGGCTATTCCGACATGACGACGCGCGTCTGGTACGCGGCGCTCGCCACCGGGCAGGACCCCAACAACCTCAAGGACATGGACGCCATCTGGGCCAAGGTGCGCGAGACGCGCGACCTCGCCAAGAAGTTCTGGAGCTCCGGCGCGGAACTGATGGACCTGCTTTCCAAGGGCGAGATCGTGGTGACCGACGCGTGGTCGGGCCGCGTCGCCGCGCTGCAGGACCAGGGCCATCCGATCGGCTATCTCGATCCGGCCGGCTCCTATGCCTGGATGGAGGATATGCTGATCCTGAAGGGCTCGCCCATGGCCGAGTGCGAAGAGCTGATCAACTTCATGCTCGACCCGGCGACCTCGATCGCGGTGGCCGAGGGCCAGAGCTATCCCCCGTCGCTCGACCCGAACAAGGTCAAGCTGACCGAGAAGATCGAGAAGCTGCCGGCATTCGACAAGACCGGCACCATGAAGTCGCTGACCTTCGCCGATCCGACCTACTGGGCGACCAACGAGGACGCCTGGACCAAGCAGTGGAACAGGATCTCCAAAGGTGCCTGA
- a CDS encoding ABC-F family ATP-binding cassette domain-containing protein: MIRLENIGKQNGRQLVFIEASASLQKGEKIGLVGPNGAGKTTLFRMITGQEQPDEGQVQVDRGVTIGYFSQDVGDMAGHSAVAEVMNGAGPVSDVAAEMAELEAAMADPDQADRMDEIIEQYGEAQHRFEELDGYALDGRAREVLDGLGFSQEMMDGDVGKLSGGWKMRVALARILLMRPDVMLLDEPSNHLDLESLIWLEQFLKGYDGALLMTSHDREFMNRIVNKIVEIDAGSLTAYSGNYEFYQQQRAIADKQQQAQFERQQAMLAKEIAFIERFKARASHAAQVQSRVKKLDKIDRVEPPKRRQVVNFEFQPAPRCGEDVVTLKNVHKAYGSRTIYGGLDFQVRRRERWCIMGVNGAGKSTLLKLVAGASDPDTGTVARGPSVKMGYFAQHAMELLEGERTVFQTLEDNFPQAGQAPLRALAGCFGFSGDEIEKKCRVLSGGEKARLVMALMLFDPPNLLVLDEPTNHLDITTKQMLIEALSQYEGTMLFVSHDRHFLAALSNRVLELTPEGIHTYGGGYTEYVERTGQEAPGLRS, encoded by the coding sequence ATGATCAGACTTGAAAACATCGGCAAGCAGAACGGCCGTCAGCTTGTCTTCATCGAGGCGTCGGCCTCGCTGCAGAAGGGCGAGAAGATTGGCCTCGTCGGACCGAACGGCGCCGGCAAGACGACTTTGTTTCGTATGATCACGGGCCAGGAACAGCCGGACGAGGGCCAGGTGCAGGTCGATCGCGGCGTCACCATCGGCTATTTCAGTCAGGATGTCGGCGATATGGCGGGCCACAGCGCGGTGGCCGAGGTGATGAACGGCGCCGGGCCGGTGAGCGACGTGGCGGCCGAGATGGCCGAACTCGAGGCTGCCATGGCCGATCCAGACCAGGCCGACCGGATGGACGAGATCATCGAACAATATGGCGAGGCGCAGCACCGCTTCGAGGAACTCGACGGCTATGCGCTGGACGGACGTGCGCGCGAAGTGCTGGACGGTCTCGGCTTCAGCCAGGAGATGATGGACGGCGATGTCGGCAAGCTGTCGGGCGGCTGGAAGATGCGCGTGGCGCTGGCCCGCATCCTGCTGATGCGGCCCGATGTCATGCTGCTCGACGAACCGTCGAACCATCTCGACCTGGAAAGCCTGATCTGGCTCGAGCAGTTCTTGAAGGGCTATGACGGCGCGCTGTTGATGACCTCGCACGACCGCGAGTTCATGAACCGCATCGTCAACAAGATCGTCGAGATCGATGCGGGATCGCTCACCGCCTATTCCGGCAACTATGAATTCTATCAGCAGCAGCGGGCGATCGCCGACAAGCAGCAACAGGCGCAGTTCGAGCGCCAGCAGGCGATGCTGGCCAAGGAGATCGCCTTCATCGAGCGCTTCAAGGCGCGCGCCTCGCATGCAGCCCAGGTGCAGAGCCGGGTGAAGAAGCTCGACAAGATCGACCGTGTCGAGCCGCCAAAGCGCCGCCAGGTGGTGAATTTCGAGTTCCAGCCGGCACCGCGCTGCGGCGAGGACGTCGTGACCTTGAAGAACGTGCACAAGGCCTATGGCAGCCGCACCATTTATGGAGGGCTCGACTTCCAGGTCCGCCGCCGCGAGCGCTGGTGCATCATGGGCGTCAACGGCGCGGGTAAGTCGACGCTCCTGAAGCTGGTGGCCGGCGCCTCCGATCCCGACACCGGCACGGTGGCGCGGGGACCGAGCGTGAAAATGGGCTATTTCGCCCAGCACGCCATGGAGTTGCTCGAAGGCGAGCGCACCGTGTTCCAGACGCTGGAGGACAATTTCCCGCAGGCCGGCCAGGCGCCGCTTCGGGCGCTCGCCGGCTGCTTCGGCTTTTCCGGTGACGAGATCGAGAAGAAATGCCGGGTGCTGTCGGGCGGCGAGAAGGCGCGGCTGGTGATGGCGCTGATGCTGTTCGACCCGCCCAACCTTCTGGTGCTGGACGAGCCGACCAACCACCTCGACATCACCACCAAGCAGATGCTGATCGAGGCGCTGTCGCAATATGAAGGCACGATGCTGTTCGTCTCGCACGACCGGCACTTTTTGGCCGCGCTGTCGAACCGCGTGCTCGAATTGACGCCCGAAGGCATCCACACCTATGGCGGCGGCTACACCGAATATGTCGAGCGCACGGGACAGGAAGCGCCGGGCTTGCGGAGCTAA
- a CDS encoding c-type cytochrome: MRQRALLTLAASGALIGAGMLVFGPLAHGQIGDFSRQERGRELVAAGDCVACHTAPDGQPFAGNRPIGTPFGTIYSANITPDAETGIGAWNEEQFYRAMHEGVASDGRRLYPAFPYPWFTKATRGDVDDIRAYLRTLEPVRSAQRPNEFTWPLNHRIAMAGWNRLFFTPGEFKPDKNQSADWNRGAYLVEGLGHCGACHTPKDVFGADKTSQRYQGSEIQNWFAPNLTGDKRTGLGTWSDQDIVAFLKAGHNNRTTAYGPMAEVVKDSTSKMSDADLKAIAIYLKSLPAAPAEEPSAAQGTAMSAGKSIYGDQCSACHQLGGDGVKNMFPSLKGSAAVQSRQPLSVVRLILNGGHPASGPAIPNALSMPSFGWKLSDDQVAAVATYIRNAWGNQAEPVSAGDVKALRDSVQAVNSAY, translated from the coding sequence ATGAGGCAGCGCGCCCTCCTCACCCTTGCCGCCAGCGGCGCTCTGATCGGCGCGGGCATGCTGGTGTTCGGTCCGCTCGCGCATGGCCAGATCGGCGATTTCTCCAGACAGGAGCGCGGCCGCGAGCTCGTCGCCGCAGGCGATTGCGTGGCCTGCCACACGGCGCCCGACGGCCAACCCTTCGCCGGCAACAGGCCGATCGGAACGCCTTTCGGCACGATCTACTCGGCCAACATAACCCCCGACGCGGAGACCGGCATCGGCGCCTGGAACGAAGAGCAGTTCTACCGCGCCATGCATGAAGGAGTTGCCTCCGACGGCAGGCGGCTCTACCCGGCTTTCCCCTACCCGTGGTTCACCAAGGCGACGCGCGGAGACGTCGATGACATTCGCGCCTATCTGCGCACGCTGGAGCCGGTGCGCTCGGCGCAGCGTCCCAATGAATTCACCTGGCCGTTGAACCACCGCATCGCAATGGCAGGATGGAACCGCTTGTTCTTCACTCCAGGCGAATTCAAGCCTGACAAGAACCAGTCGGCCGACTGGAACCGTGGCGCCTATCTGGTCGAAGGCCTTGGCCATTGCGGCGCATGTCACACGCCGAAGGACGTCTTCGGCGCCGACAAGACCTCGCAACGCTACCAAGGATCCGAGATACAGAACTGGTTCGCGCCGAACCTGACCGGCGACAAGCGCACCGGCCTCGGAACTTGGAGCGATCAGGATATTGTCGCCTTCCTGAAGGCCGGCCATAACAACCGCACCACCGCATACGGCCCGATGGCTGAGGTCGTGAAAGATTCCACCTCCAAAATGAGCGATGCGGATCTGAAGGCGATTGCGATCTACCTCAAGTCGCTGCCGGCTGCCCCCGCCGAGGAGCCGTCCGCTGCCCAAGGGACTGCGATGAGCGCGGGAAAGAGCATCTATGGCGACCAATGCTCAGCTTGCCACCAACTCGGAGGTGACGGCGTAAAGAACATGTTCCCCTCGCTGAAAGGCAGCGCTGCCGTACAGTCCCGCCAGCCGCTTTCGGTCGTGCGGCTCATCCTGAACGGCGGCCATCCCGCGTCCGGTCCGGCAATTCCGAACGCGCTGTCGATGCCGTCGTTCGGGTGGAAACTCTCGGACGATCAGGTCGCCGCAGTGGCGACTTACATCCGAAATGCCTGGGGAAATCAAGCCGAGCCAGTCTCCGCTGGGGACGTCAAGGCGCTGCGCGATTCAGTGCAGGCCGTAAACAGCGCCTACTAA
- a CDS encoding ABC transporter ATP-binding protein, whose protein sequence is MPESQGTTLHPRPVLAGVAGASAAAEANSPAVEFRDIDIAYGKFVAVRDFSLSIRKGSFVTLLGPSGCGKTTILRSIAGLVDISGGQIMIDGRRVDDVPIYKRNIGLVFQSYALFPHKNVFDNVAFGLKYRNVPKPEIARKVGKALEMVRLPGSEKKLPSQLSGGQQQRIALARAIVFEPQVLLLDEPLSALDANMREEMRVEIKKIQKETGITAIFVTHDQEEALAMSDRIVVMNAGAVEQIGTPEEVYETPATAFVADFLGKANMLAGTVSRSGQGTAAVVLGTGQTINVTCPRPLGDGSKVTVVVRPQKFSVGAGASANRLTGRVVSASYLGGSAIYEIDIGGKTNLRANAPITGRVLREGETADLGFDAEGCVLLDEGGQRIS, encoded by the coding sequence GTGCCTGAAAGCCAAGGCACGACACTCCATCCCCGGCCTGTCCTGGCCGGGGTAGCCGGCGCGAGCGCGGCCGCCGAGGCAAACAGCCCGGCGGTCGAGTTCCGCGACATCGACATCGCCTATGGCAAGTTCGTCGCGGTGCGCGATTTCTCGCTCTCGATCCGCAAGGGCAGCTTCGTCACCCTGCTCGGGCCCTCGGGCTGCGGCAAGACCACGATCCTGCGCTCCATCGCCGGCCTGGTCGATATTTCGGGCGGCCAGATCATGATCGACGGGCGGCGTGTCGACGACGTCCCGATCTACAAGCGCAACATCGGGCTGGTCTTTCAGAGCTACGCGCTGTTCCCGCACAAGAACGTGTTCGACAACGTCGCCTTCGGCCTGAAGTACCGCAACGTGCCGAAGCCCGAGATCGCGCGCAAGGTCGGCAAGGCGCTCGAAATGGTGCGGCTGCCGGGCAGCGAGAAGAAGCTGCCGTCGCAACTGTCGGGCGGGCAGCAGCAGCGCATCGCGCTTGCCCGCGCCATCGTCTTCGAGCCGCAGGTGCTGCTGCTGGACGAACCGCTATCGGCGCTGGACGCCAACATGCGCGAGGAGATGCGCGTCGAGATCAAGAAGATCCAGAAGGAAACCGGCATCACCGCCATCTTCGTCACGCACGACCAGGAAGAAGCGCTCGCCATGTCGGATCGCATCGTGGTGATGAACGCGGGCGCCGTGGAGCAGATCGGTACTCCGGAGGAGGTCTATGAGACGCCGGCCACGGCCTTCGTCGCCGACTTCCTTGGCAAGGCCAACATGCTTGCCGGGACCGTGAGCAGGTCCGGCCAAGGGACGGCAGCGGTGGTGCTTGGCACCGGTCAGACGATCAACGTGACCTGTCCAAGGCCGCTCGGCGACGGCAGCAAGGTCACTGTCGTGGTGCGGCCGCAGAAATTTTCGGTCGGTGCCGGAGCGAGCGCCAACCGGCTCACTGGCCGCGTCGTCTCGGCCTCGTATCTGGGCGGCAGCGCAATCTACGAGATCGACATCGGCGGCAAGACCAACCTCCGCGCCAACGCGCCGATCACCGGCCGCGTCCTTCGCGAAGGCGAAACGGCCGACCTCGGATTCGATGCCGAGGGCTGCGTTCTGCTCGACGAGGGCGGGCAGCGGATTTCATAG